Genomic segment of Paenibacillus antri:
CCTTAATAATAGAACACGAAACGAGAATTGAAAACTCTTATCGGCTGATTCTCCCCTTGAAAAACCAATGCTTCGTCAGCGTGAAAAACAAGATCGTCGCGCTCTGCGCCAGTAAATACACGATGAAGGAATACCCGGGATTCCACTCCTTGTAAGTGAACACCTGGAACTTCACGCTGAGCAGCTCGAAACACACGCCCAGGGCCGAGCCGACCAGCACGTAGACCGGTATCGCCGGCCCCGCGATTCTCAGCCTATGGTAGAAGTATATGTACAGATAACCGGCCGCCGGGTACAGGAACCATGTCGCGAAATCGGACACGTCGAACACCGGTATTTCGTTCGTGTCATAATAATCCAATGGGGCTACGCCCAACGTATGGTCGGCGCCCTTGGCCAGGCTGATGCTGAATAGCCCGATCAAGAGCGCGATCGACTTTGGGAACAACCTCGGCAGACGGAATACGGTCGTGTACGCGATCGCGAGGCTGATCAACAGAAACCATTCGTTCTGATCGAAATCGCTGAACGGCTTGATCACCGGACGATGCCCTCCTTCCGCAGCAATCTTCGGAAGCTCCCCGTGAGCGCCCGCGCGGCCGCATAGACGAATACCGCTTCCGCGAGCGACAGCCAGCTCGGCCAGCCGTCGGCAGGCTTCCACGCGCCTAAGGCAACCATAGCGAAATCGACCCCGAGCAGAGCCGTCACGGCGAGCGCCGCGGCGGACGCCTCCCGGAGCGGCCGAACGCGGTCGGCCACCGCGTCGATCGCCCATACGACGATAAGCGGGGTGAGGAAATATAGGTTCAGCATGCGCAGGTAGAGCGCTTGAAGCGTGGGCGGCACATCCACGAGCTTCAGGTTGAGGAACGCCACGTTGAACATCGCGTCCTTCACGAACACCGCGACCATCCAGCATAGCACGAGCGCCAGCGCCGGCAGACGCTTCGTCTTCACGACGAACGACAAGAAAGCAAGAATCGATACCGCGAGCAACGCGACGACGGCCACGCCATCCCCGCCCTTCGTAACGGAGTCACAAACATATTCTATATGCAAATATGCCCATAACGCGCGTCGCTAAACGGATTTTCCGCAGTTATGCCTTCGCCAGCAACCCCTTATACATCTTAATCGCTTGGAAATGCATGCCTTCGTGGTACAATGTAAAATTCAGGAACGCATCCGTGGCCGTAAGCGTGATGCCCGTCGACGTCGTATAGGGCTTCGGCGCGCCTTCATGCAGCCGGCCGTCCCACGTGTCGACGATCCGTTTCGTTTGGTCGCGAAGCATCTCCGTCAACTCGGCCAGCGCGGGCGGACGATCGGCCCACGTTGCGGGCGACGAGCCCGGGGCGAACCATGCGGCGAACCCTTCGGGAATTTCGGCTTCCCTCCCTTGCGCCGAGAACGCGAAGCGCTCCTGCACAAAGTAAATATGCCCGGCCTGCCATAACACCGAATTCCGGAATCCGGCCGGAACCGCAGCCGCCTGCGCCTCCGATACGTCCTGCAGCGCCTTCACGGTCTGACCTCGAACGAACGCCAATTGCTCGAACAAATACGCGGACATGGGCATGCACTCCTTAAAGGATTGGATGAATTTGGAGAACAGTATACCATAACCCTTATCCTTCCGTTACGGTTGTCCTCCGATTTGCGTTATAATAGGATTTATCCGAAATTCGATCGACGACAAAGGAGGCGGCGAACCATGGCCGACGCGCCGGAACAGCGATTCAAAATATGCGCCTATTGCCAAACGTCGAAGCCCGCCGCCGACTTCCTGCGACGCACGGGCCGACGCGCCGGCAAGAACGCTAGGCGGGGACCTTGCCGCGCGTGCCGGATCGAGCGCAAGACGAAGCTCTTGCCCGCACCGGAGCCGCAGCCAGCGCTTTCACACGCGCACGCGGCCCCCCCGCCTCCGGCGGATCCCGCTTCGCCGCAGCCGAAGAAACCCGCTTGGCGGCGCCCGCCGCTGCCCGCGCCGACGCCGCGGCCCGAGGGGCCGGACGTCTCGGTGCTCCGCGTCAACCGTCAAGGGCTCGTCGGCATGCGCGGCAAGACGGACAAGGGCCGGCGTTGGTACCAAGAGACCGATCTCGAGACGGCGGTCACGCTCGTCAAGGAGCACGCCGCCGTCGTCGTCAACCGGCATACGATCCGCCGCATCTACAGCAATAAGGCGTTCCGGCGTTACATCTTGGACCGGGACAGGTACACCTGCTTTTTCTGCGGAGAGCCCGGCGACACGATCGACCATCTGCTCCCTCGGGCCAAGGGCGGACATACGACGCCGGTCAACTGCGTGTGCGCCTGCAATCTATGCAACCAGAGCAAGGCGGATACGGATCTCCAGGTCTTCATCGAGCGAAGGCGCGGCGAATAAGAAGAGACGCCTCGGAGGTTTTCCTCAGGTGTCTCTTTTTCGTTTCCCTTACCTCTCTTTCGCCGGCTCCCCCTTATCGAGTTTGACGAAGAACGACACGGCGACCGAGATCGCGATCAGTCCGAGCGGCACGACGCTGATCAAGGTCCGGAACGTCGCCTCCGGATTCGGCCCCGGATTGTCGCCGCTCTCGTAGCCGAAGAGAATGCCGACCACGAGGAACGCCAAGGCGGAGATCAGGCCGCTGGAACGCGTGATGAAGCCGCTTACGGCCGTGTAGATTCCTTCGCGGCGACGTCCTGTCTTCTCGTAGTCCCGATCGATGATCATGCCGGAGACGATCGGCGGCGTCACGAAAAATCCGGCGAGCCCGAACCCGACGAGAATGCCCGCCGCGATACCGGTAGCGAGAGAGTTGCCGAACCACAGCGGGATGACGGACAGCCCGTAGGCGATCAAGCTCAGCCTCCAGCCCTTCACCGGATCCATCTTGCGGATGAGCCGATACCAGACCCCGACGAGCGGAATGACGGAGACGAACATCGCGGCGAGCAGGATCGTGACTTGCGCCTCCGGGATTTTCAACACGTACTTGGCGTAGAACGGGATCATCGAGCTCAGCAAGCCGTTCACCGTCTGCGCGAAGGAGTTCGCGACGTTGAACGTCCAGAACGCGCCGTTCTTCAGCGTCTCCCGGAACGCTTCCT
This window contains:
- a CDS encoding DinB family protein — encoded protein: MSAYLFEQLAFVRGQTVKALQDVSEAQAAAVPAGFRNSVLWQAGHIYFVQERFAFSAQGREAEIPEGFAAWFAPGSSPATWADRPPALAELTEMLRDQTKRIVDTWDGRLHEGAPKPYTTSTGITLTATDAFLNFTLYHEGMHFQAIKMYKGLLAKA
- a CDS encoding MFS transporter, with product MFGKGKNSPAMYALGMLAMMIPSQAFSSFYSYYYVEKLGLGLGLATLARTIFLVWDAANQPLFGYWSDRTDTKYGRRRPWIVGAIPLFMLSFILVFSVPEGLQGYGLFAWFLIALVFYEAVATVLWVNYGALFPELFRGNAQRAKASAVQQGFQIVALLIGTAATPLLFAAIGFNGMSIVYALVFAVLMLLFAGSVREDEEARRTPPLPFKEAFRETLKNGAFWTFNVANSFAQTVNGLLSSMIPFYAKYVLKIPEAQVTILLAAMFVSVIPLVGVWYRLIRKMDPVKGWRLSLIAYGLSVIPLWFGNSLATGIAAGILVGFGLAGFFVTPPIVSGMIIDRDYEKTGRRREGIYTAVSGFITRSSGLISALAFLVVGILFGYESGDNPGPNPEATFRTLISVVPLGLIAISVAVSFFVKLDKGEPAKER
- a CDS encoding HNH endonuclease; translated protein: MADAPEQRFKICAYCQTSKPAADFLRRTGRRAGKNARRGPCRACRIERKTKLLPAPEPQPALSHAHAAPPPPADPASPQPKKPAWRRPPLPAPTPRPEGPDVSVLRVNRQGLVGMRGKTDKGRRWYQETDLETAVTLVKEHAAVVVNRHTIRRIYSNKAFRRYILDRDRYTCFFCGEPGDTIDHLLPRAKGGHTTPVNCVCACNLCNQSKADTDLQVFIERRRGE